Proteins encoded by one window of Rutidosis leptorrhynchoides isolate AG116_Rl617_1_P2 chromosome 7, CSIRO_AGI_Rlap_v1, whole genome shotgun sequence:
- the LOC139858879 gene encoding uncharacterized protein has protein sequence MEDDSNAVSGDALAIKITDDSVAMTKSAKRVKKGPESFGDTERWLFLFHYYTMLIVFQATNYGKEESRFEDLPFLTRSYVCAFLLYGVTSIVQWAVHDMKNLAAEPLSWPTNAFERFLDTFLWFVWRFSSIYASVSLLVMLIHDYIA, from the exons ATGGAAGACGATTCGAATGCAGTAAGTGGCGATGCACTTGCGATTAAGATTACGGATGATTCTGTTGCGAT GACTAAGAGTGCTAAAAGGGTTAAGAAAGGCCCTGAATCTTTTGGTGATACCGAGCGCTGGCTTTTTCTCTTCCATTACTATACGATGCTGATCGTTTTTCAAGCAACGAATTATGGTAAAGAAGAATCTCGATTTGAAGACTTACCATTCTTGACTAGGTCCTACGTGTGTGCATTTCTCTTATATGGAGTAACATCAATTGTTCAGTGGGCTGTTCACGACATGAAAAATTTGGCTGCTGAACCCTTATCCTGGCCCACTAATGCCTTTGAGCGGTTCCTTGACACCTTTTTATGGTTCGTTTGGCGATTTTCTTCCATCTACGCTTCTGTTAGTCTTCTTGTGATGCTCATCCATGATTATATTGCTTAG